From a region of the Desmodus rotundus isolate HL8 chromosome 7, HLdesRot8A.1, whole genome shotgun sequence genome:
- the LOC112311094 gene encoding LOW QUALITY PROTEIN: olfactory receptor 4K2-like (The sequence of the model RefSeq protein was modified relative to this genomic sequence to represent the inferred CDS: substituted 1 base at 1 genomic stop codon): protein MDVANKSTISKFVLLGLSDSWEQQMIFFMVFSLFYVAPMVSNSFIVITVIADSHLHSPMYVLLTNLSIIDMSLASFATPKMITDLTGHKTISFDGCIIQIFFLHLFTATEIILLMAMSFDRYIAKCKHLHYASIISPXVCVALVVASWVVGVIHSMSEVIFAFILPFCGPNEVDSFFCDLPVVFQLSCVDTYVLGLFMVSTSSIIALSCFILLFNSYVIVLVTVKNHSSRGSSKALSTCTGHFTVVFMCFGPCIFIYMWPLRSFLADKILSVFYTIFTPILNPVIYTLRNQKVKTAMTKFKNRLLNSNKATPLHNF from the coding sequence ATGGATGTGGCCAATAAATCTACtatttctaaatttgttttaCTGGGACTCTCTGATTCTTGGGAACAACAGATGATTTTCTTTATggtgttttcattgttttatgtgGCACCAATGGTCAGTAATAGCTTCATAGTCATCACAGTTATAGCTGACTCTCACTTACACTCACCTATGTATGTCCTACTTACCAACCTTTCCATCATTGATATGTCTCTTGCTTCTTTTGCCACCCCTAAGATGATTACAGACCTTACTGGACACAAAACCATCTCCTTTGATGGCTGCATCATTCAGATATTTTTTCTACATCTTTTTACTGctacagagataattttacttatgGCTATGTCCTTTGATAGATATATTGCAAAATGTAAGCATCTCCACTATGCTTCAATCATAAGTCCCTAAGTGTGTGTTGCTCTTGTGGTGGCTTCCTGGGTTGTGGGAGTCATACATTCAATGAGCGAGGTcatatttgctttcattttaccATTCTGTGGTCCCAATGAAGTAGATAGCTTTTTCTGTGACCTTCCTGTGGTGTTCCAGTTGTCTTGTGTGGATACTTATGTCCTGGGCCTCTTTATGGTCTCAACAAGTAGCATAATTGCCTTGTcttgctttattcttttatttaattcttatgttATTGTCCTGGTGACTGTCAAGAATCATTCATCAAGAGGGTCATCTAAGGCTCTTTCTACCTGCACAGGTCATTTCACTGTTGTCTTCATGTGCTTTGGGCCTTGCATCTTCATCTATATGTGGCCACTAAGGAGTTTTTTAGCAGACAAGATTTTGTCTGTGTTTTATACCATCTTTACTCCAATTCTGAATCCAGTAATCTATACTTTGAGAAACCAAAAAGTGAAGACAGccatgacaaaatttaaaaataggcttcTAAATTCCAACAAGGCAACTCCTTTGCATAATTTTTAG